From one Brevibacterium sp. 'Marine' genomic stretch:
- a CDS encoding 3-deoxy-7-phosphoheptulonate synthase class II, producing MSLHTDPVLSNREIAAAGHDNLRGLDDWREMDPKQQPTYLDSAALDEVLTDLRSSPPLVFAGEADVLKQRIGAASRGEAFVLAGGDCAESFDGAQADKIRARVQTVLQMAAVLTYGGSMPVVKIGRMAGQFAKPRSADMETRDGVTLPSFRGDIVNGYEFTEDSRRHDPERLLKAYHISASTLNLIRAFTQGGFADLRFVHDWNRGFLASNPGYQRYEQTAAEIDRAIRFMDACGADFDALKTTEFYAAHEALLLEYERALTRIDSRTGDAYDVSGHFLWIGERTREIDGAHVDFLSKVRNPIGVKLGPTATADDALALAEKLDPDAEPGRLTFVTRMGACQIGESLPALLSGIGDRLPHVTWVCDPMHGNTITSNTGYKTRRFEDVMAEVEGFFTAHADAGTIPGGLHIELTGDDVTEIMGGATEIDDEGLRRRYETLVDPRLNHDQSLEMAFQVAEYLTRRK from the coding sequence GTGAGTCTCCACACCGATCCGGTCCTGTCCAACAGAGAAATCGCCGCTGCCGGCCACGACAATCTCCGCGGTCTCGACGACTGGCGAGAAATGGATCCGAAGCAGCAGCCGACGTATCTCGACAGCGCCGCCCTCGACGAGGTGCTCACCGATCTGCGCAGCTCGCCTCCGCTGGTCTTCGCCGGAGAAGCCGATGTGCTCAAGCAGCGGATCGGCGCCGCCTCACGCGGTGAGGCCTTCGTCCTGGCCGGAGGAGACTGCGCCGAATCCTTCGACGGAGCCCAGGCGGACAAGATCCGGGCTCGAGTCCAGACGGTTCTGCAGATGGCGGCCGTGCTCACCTACGGCGGTTCGATGCCCGTGGTCAAGATCGGCCGCATGGCCGGTCAGTTCGCGAAGCCGCGTTCGGCCGATATGGAGACGCGTGATGGGGTCACCCTGCCGTCGTTCCGCGGCGATATCGTCAACGGCTACGAGTTCACGGAGGACTCCCGCCGTCACGATCCGGAACGTCTGCTCAAGGCGTACCATATCTCCGCCTCCACGCTGAATCTCATCCGTGCGTTCACCCAGGGAGGCTTCGCCGATCTGCGGTTCGTCCACGATTGGAACCGCGGTTTCCTCGCCTCGAACCCCGGCTACCAGCGCTACGAACAGACCGCTGCCGAGATCGACCGTGCCATCCGCTTCATGGATGCCTGCGGAGCCGACTTCGACGCGCTCAAGACCACCGAATTCTATGCCGCCCACGAGGCGCTGCTGCTCGAATACGAACGGGCACTGACCCGCATCGACTCGCGCACCGGTGACGCCTACGACGTCTCCGGCCACTTCCTGTGGATCGGTGAACGCACGCGCGAGATCGACGGTGCCCACGTCGACTTCCTGTCGAAGGTGCGCAACCCCATCGGCGTCAAGCTCGGGCCGACGGCCACGGCGGACGACGCTCTGGCGCTGGCCGAGAAGCTCGATCCGGACGCCGAGCCTGGCCGCCTGACCTTCGTCACCCGTATGGGTGCCTGTCAGATCGGCGAATCGCTGCCGGCCCTGCTGTCGGGAATCGGCGACCGCCTGCCGCACGTGACCTGGGTCTGCGACCCGATGCACGGCAACACGATCACCTCGAACACCGGGTACAAGACCCGCCGCTTCGAAGACGTCATGGCGGAGGTCGAGGGATTCTTCACCGCCCATGCCGACGCGGGCACGATCCCCGGCGGACTGCACATCGAACTCACCGGTGATGACGTCACCGAGATCATGGGCGGAGCCACGGAGATCGACGACGAAGGTCTGCGTCGCCGCTATGAGACCCTCGTCGACCCGCGCCTCAACCACGATCAGTCGCTGGAGATGGCGTTCCAGGTCGCCGAATACCTGACTCGCCGGAAGTAA
- a CDS encoding bifunctional nuclease family protein: MSKVEVEVVGVRIEMPANQPILLLKASEPAYYLPIWVGAIEANALSIAQRGLTPPRPMSHALLLDVLEKYDAELQDVTITGKDGQIFLAELHTNDGKSISARPSDAVALALTAHCPVFVETQLLEESGIEAPEADEEEVAQFRDFLDNVSAEDFETGTENP; this comes from the coding sequence ATGTCAAAAGTCGAAGTCGAGGTTGTCGGCGTCCGCATCGAAATGCCCGCCAACCAGCCGATTCTGCTGCTCAAGGCCAGCGAACCTGCCTACTACCTGCCGATCTGGGTCGGAGCGATCGAGGCCAATGCGCTGTCGATCGCACAGCGGGGGCTGACCCCGCCCCGCCCCATGTCGCATGCTCTGCTGCTCGACGTCCTCGAGAAGTACGACGCCGAGCTGCAGGATGTGACGATCACCGGCAAGGACGGTCAGATCTTCCTGGCCGAGCTGCACACGAACGACGGGAAATCGATCTCCGCGCGCCCCTCGGACGCGGTGGCTCTGGCGTTGACAGCGCACTGCCCCGTCTTCGTCGAAACACAACTGCTTGAAGAATCCGGAATCGAAGCCCCCGAGGCCGATGAAGAGGAAGTCGCACAGTTCAGAGACTTCCTCGACAACGTCTCGGCCGAGGACTTCGAGACCGGTACCGAAAATCCATGA